From the Deltaproteobacteria bacterium genome, one window contains:
- the murA gene encoding UDP-N-acetylglucosamine 1-carboxyvinyltransferase — MDALVVRGGNRLTGEVQISGAKNAALPLIASAILTGGRNTFKNVPALNDVQTMAKVLEGMGAEVSGRRTLKVATSSIDTLEAPYELVRTMRASVLVLGPTVARYGRARVSLPGGCAIGARPIDQHLKGLAAMGAHIDLREGYVEARARKLHGAEIVCDIVTVTGTMNLMMAACLAKGRTVIENAAREPEVEELARVLNKMGGRVWGAGTPVVTIEGVDELHPIEHAIIADRIEAGTFMVAAAVTAGDVLLKGCLPEHLEAVIAKLRQAGVHVEAAQDGVRVRGAAHFEPVEITTQPHPGFPTDMQAQFMVLAALAEGQSVITETIFENRFMHVPELCRMNADVHVVGRTAMVRGPTRFHGCTVMASDLRASAALVLAGLVAKTGVTTVRRIYHLDRGYERLELKLRKLGADVRRVKEK; from the coding sequence ATGGACGCACTCGTAGTGCGAGGCGGGAACCGCCTCACCGGCGAAGTTCAGATCAGCGGGGCCAAGAACGCCGCGCTGCCCCTCATCGCCTCGGCCATCCTGACGGGCGGTCGCAACACCTTCAAGAACGTCCCGGCGCTGAACGACGTTCAGACGATGGCCAAGGTCCTCGAGGGAATGGGGGCCGAGGTCTCCGGGCGGCGCACGCTCAAGGTGGCGACCTCCTCGATCGACACGCTCGAGGCGCCGTACGAGCTGGTCCGCACCATGCGAGCCTCGGTGCTGGTCCTCGGGCCCACGGTGGCGCGGTACGGCCGCGCGCGCGTCTCTCTGCCCGGCGGGTGCGCCATCGGGGCGCGTCCCATCGACCAGCACCTGAAGGGCCTCGCCGCCATGGGGGCCCACATCGACCTGCGCGAGGGCTACGTCGAGGCGCGGGCGCGCAAGCTCCACGGCGCGGAGATCGTGTGCGACATCGTCACCGTCACCGGCACGATGAACCTGATGATGGCGGCCTGCCTCGCCAAGGGGCGCACGGTGATCGAGAACGCCGCGCGCGAGCCCGAGGTGGAAGAGCTCGCCCGCGTGCTGAACAAGATGGGGGGCCGCGTCTGGGGGGCCGGTACGCCGGTCGTGACCATCGAGGGCGTGGACGAGCTCCATCCGATCGAGCACGCCATCATCGCGGACCGCATCGAGGCCGGCACCTTCATGGTCGCGGCGGCGGTCACCGCCGGGGACGTGCTGCTCAAGGGCTGCCTCCCCGAGCACCTGGAGGCCGTGATCGCAAAGCTCCGGCAGGCGGGGGTCCACGTCGAGGCGGCGCAGGACGGAGTCCGCGTGCGCGGGGCGGCCCACTTCGAGCCCGTCGAGATCACCACGCAGCCGCACCCCGGCTTTCCAACGGACATGCAGGCCCAGTTCATGGTGCTCGCTGCGCTGGCCGAGGGGCAGAGCGTGATCACCGAGACGATCTTCGAGAACCGCTTCATGCACGTGCCCGAGCTCTGCCGCATGAACGCGGACGTGCACGTCGTCGGACGCACGGCCATGGTGCGCGGGCCGACGCGCTTTCACGGCTGCACGGTGATGGCCTCCGACCTGCGCGCCTCGGCCGCCCTGGTGCTCGCGGGCCTCGTGGCCAAGACGGGGGTGACCACGGTGCGGCGGATCTATCACCTCGACCGGGGCTACGAGCGTCTGGAGCTGAAGCTGCGGAAGCTCGGGGCCGACGTCCGCCGGGTTAAGGAAAAATAG
- a CDS encoding M23 family metallopeptidase — protein sequence MFARCVIFVGLLVGSGASAWALTAPKPGGVARPFGLILQAPFPCGTKFMVTTNYGLSTRLNDPGYANDYYALNFVRDEVGGGFGKPVVAVAAGTVRYADWAKNGWKGYGYLVIVEHDFKDGHSYSSAYGLLNSIAVKTGQKLTAGQTLGTLGKSGEEKLDFYKNPSLHFAMYRDSQVGSGGPYGGASMVPEPLGGAQDLAENVKAVASCATLPDGGVKLDGTVTEAGMPPKDGGVGEALPARDQGPVGDGGGSGDGRSTDASATEGGGPARQDGAAPPPLANGEAPASCAALPGATAGRGLELLAALGLVALCARLAGGRRRRR from the coding sequence GTGTTTGCGCGATGCGTTATTTTTGTGGGCCTCCTCGTGGGCTCCGGGGCGTCGGCCTGGGCTCTCACTGCCCCCAAACCGGGCGGCGTGGCACGCCCCTTCGGCCTGATCCTGCAAGCGCCCTTTCCCTGCGGTACCAAGTTCATGGTGACCACCAACTATGGCCTGAGCACGCGGCTCAACGACCCGGGCTACGCCAACGACTACTACGCGCTCAACTTCGTGCGCGACGAGGTGGGGGGCGGGTTCGGCAAGCCGGTCGTGGCCGTCGCGGCGGGGACGGTGCGCTACGCCGACTGGGCCAAGAATGGCTGGAAGGGCTACGGCTACCTGGTGATCGTCGAGCACGACTTCAAAGACGGACACAGCTACTCCTCCGCCTACGGGCTCCTGAACTCGATTGCCGTGAAGACCGGGCAGAAGCTGACGGCCGGACAGACCCTCGGCACTCTCGGCAAGAGCGGCGAGGAGAAGCTCGATTTCTACAAGAACCCGTCGCTGCACTTCGCCATGTACCGGGACTCGCAGGTCGGCAGCGGGGGTCCGTACGGCGGAGCGTCGATGGTGCCCGAGCCGCTCGGCGGGGCGCAGGATCTGGCGGAGAACGTCAAGGCCGTGGCCTCTTGCGCGACGCTGCCCGATGGGGGCGTGAAGCTCGACGGCACGGTGACCGAGGCCGGGATGCCACCCAAGGACGGAGGCGTGGGCGAGGCGCTTCCGGCGCGCGACCAGGGCCCCGTGGGCGACGGCGGGGGTTCCGGCGACGGCCGGTCGACCGACGCCTCGGCGACAGAGGGGGGCGGACCGGCGCGCCAGGACGGAGCAGCCCCCCCGCCCCTCGCGAACGGCGAGGCGCCGGCCTCGTGCGCCGCGCTGCCCGGGGCCACCGCGGGACGCGGACTCGAACTCCTCGCCGCGCTCGGGCTCGTGGCGCTCTGCGCCCGCCTTGCAGGGGGTCGCCGCCGACGGCGCTAG
- a CDS encoding PilZ domain-containing protein encodes MDSKSTASDRRKFARVPYGAWIENEVADEGLRFYLAQNLSAGGLLLKAQDSTPPAVGSRVRLRLVVENEARVMSVQGEVVRHGAEGSGDFAVRFTNLDPARTTFLQDLISELSTS; translated from the coding sequence ATGGACAGTAAGAGTACGGCCTCCGATCGTCGTAAGTTCGCTCGTGTGCCCTACGGGGCGTGGATCGAGAACGAGGTGGCGGACGAGGGGTTGCGCTTCTACCTGGCGCAGAATCTGAGCGCCGGGGGCCTGCTCTTGAAGGCCCAGGACAGCACCCCGCCGGCGGTCGGGAGCCGCGTGCGGTTGCGCCTGGTGGTAGAGAACGAGGCGCGGGTCATGTCCGTGCAAGGAGAGGTCGTGCGCCACGGCGCAGAGGGCAGCGGGGATTTCGCCGTGCGTTTCACCAACCTGGATCCTGCGCGGACGACCTTCCTGCAGGACCTTATTTCCGAGTTGTCGACGAGCTGA
- a CDS encoding YhbY family RNA-binding protein, protein MSELPPKLHPPTPLRGFQRRFLRAQAHALRPVVQVGRAGITDGVVEAAGQALLDHELIKVRLDEPEEKKEMATDLASRTGSHLCGLVGHTVILYRAHPEKPKLAVPTRSRPKK, encoded by the coding sequence ATGAGCGAGCTCCCGCCGAAGCTTCATCCCCCGACTCCGCTGCGGGGCTTCCAGCGCCGCTTCCTGCGCGCCCAGGCGCACGCGCTCCGACCGGTCGTGCAGGTGGGCCGCGCGGGGATCACCGACGGCGTCGTCGAAGCGGCCGGCCAAGCGCTGCTCGATCACGAACTGATCAAGGTTCGCCTCGACGAGCCCGAGGAGAAGAAGGAGATGGCCACCGACCTCGCGTCGCGCACCGGATCGCATCTTTGCGGCCTGGTGGGGCACACGGTGATCCTCTACCGCGCGCACCCCGAGAAGCCGAAGCTGGCGGTACCCACCCGCAGCCGGCCGAAGAAGTAG
- a CDS encoding tetratricopeptide repeat protein has protein sequence MKRARFPWAAPRRASTLLVVVTLASWPDHSLVAQERHEGTGKHVAVFAKGEQQEREGDRLAEAGKRDDAQKAYRQAVAAYQQATVLARDYLPSYLRLSRVYGVLGMHAAAAAMLKGAVSRFPASAALKEQLGIHLTAAGYAKEGVAMLEEVVRAQPKNLAVQRVLATHYEKVGDWAKAAAALTAILDEEEDSHGERVKLGTALLRLRKLGDALEEFRKVPQGTAAYLPAQMGLSDGLVMSGKAAEALEVLRRAQTGLSADSVEGKQVALRVARTLRVLRRFNEALLRYRDYIGRAPKDAQGYFGAGECYREMRNYGQALAQLQYALQLDARSAPTYEALARTYLSQGNIRQALHMQQQAARLSPGDPRQTALLGRLQRRGGNPKKARELHAGLTEQHPTNAEFLTELGHDHYYLGQQEQAVEAYRKAVKLDAQAREARIGLVMVGLARAHQLSRARKLADAYAELEKLLDHNVMPAEVRGAMAAVALEQGDAARAQKVLAGIPANERGDWKTGLLEGRVLVALGKGAAALKVLARVGTARLSADDAGAVELATAAAELLAKQADRAVVRLRRLPGKEAQGETGKALLGQALVRRANLEWEAGRAKNALKDLVDAEASKALLGPEDVQRGRLLTALAAAEEGQRELSVRAFTGFTGSKKPAPERVMAGAYANPMGVKLLRAYLDYRAGTFDLAIKVLEPIYRQRKTNEDVSGLYTAALRQQAHKLYAAANYRGADALATKLRTTLGKPNPADELFQACLQFQMKETGPAMKAFERLAAQVPEARLNLGIFYDEVQKDKKAAYLAYVAYLRAAGGRGLPAVRQWVQTKERIFGFGGGR, from the coding sequence ATGAAAAGAGCCCGGTTTCCGTGGGCGGCACCCCGCCGCGCGTCCACCCTCCTGGTTGTCGTCACCCTTGCGAGCTGGCCCGATCACTCCCTCGTCGCGCAGGAGCGCCACGAAGGGACGGGCAAGCACGTGGCGGTCTTCGCCAAAGGCGAGCAGCAAGAGCGCGAGGGCGATCGCCTGGCCGAAGCGGGCAAGCGTGACGACGCGCAGAAGGCTTATCGCCAGGCCGTGGCGGCCTACCAGCAGGCCACGGTGCTCGCGCGCGACTACCTGCCGTCCTACCTGCGACTGAGCCGCGTGTACGGCGTGCTCGGGATGCACGCGGCGGCCGCGGCGATGCTCAAAGGAGCCGTCTCTCGCTTTCCCGCCAGCGCGGCGTTGAAGGAGCAGCTCGGCATCCACCTGACGGCGGCGGGCTACGCGAAGGAGGGGGTGGCGATGCTCGAGGAGGTGGTCCGCGCCCAGCCCAAGAATCTGGCCGTGCAGCGGGTCCTTGCGACGCACTACGAGAAGGTGGGGGATTGGGCCAAGGCGGCGGCGGCGCTGACGGCGATCCTGGACGAGGAGGAGGACAGCCACGGCGAGCGGGTGAAGCTCGGCACCGCGCTGCTCCGGCTGCGCAAGCTCGGTGACGCGCTCGAGGAGTTTCGCAAGGTGCCGCAGGGGACGGCGGCCTACCTGCCGGCGCAGATGGGGCTCAGCGACGGGCTCGTGATGTCCGGCAAGGCGGCGGAGGCGCTCGAGGTGCTCCGGCGCGCGCAGACCGGTCTCTCGGCCGATTCGGTCGAAGGGAAGCAGGTGGCCCTGCGCGTGGCGCGCACCCTGCGCGTGCTGCGACGCTTCAACGAGGCGCTATTGCGCTATCGCGACTATATCGGTCGCGCGCCGAAGGACGCGCAAGGCTATTTCGGTGCGGGCGAGTGCTACCGCGAGATGCGGAACTATGGCCAGGCCCTGGCGCAGCTCCAGTACGCGCTGCAGCTCGACGCGCGGTCGGCGCCGACCTACGAGGCGCTCGCCCGGACCTATCTCTCGCAGGGGAACATCCGCCAGGCGCTGCACATGCAGCAGCAGGCCGCCCGCCTCTCGCCGGGAGATCCCCGGCAGACGGCGCTCCTCGGGCGGCTCCAGCGGCGCGGAGGAAATCCGAAGAAGGCGCGCGAGCTCCACGCCGGTCTGACGGAGCAGCACCCGACGAACGCCGAGTTTTTGACCGAGCTCGGTCACGATCACTACTACCTGGGGCAGCAGGAGCAGGCCGTCGAAGCCTATCGCAAGGCGGTGAAGCTCGACGCGCAGGCGCGCGAGGCGCGTATCGGTCTCGTGATGGTGGGGCTCGCGCGTGCGCACCAGCTGAGTCGCGCGCGCAAGCTCGCGGACGCCTACGCCGAGCTGGAGAAGCTGCTCGATCACAACGTCATGCCGGCCGAGGTGCGGGGTGCGATGGCCGCCGTGGCCCTCGAGCAAGGTGACGCCGCGCGGGCGCAGAAGGTGCTGGCGGGGATCCCCGCGAACGAGCGCGGCGACTGGAAGACGGGCCTGCTCGAGGGGCGCGTGCTGGTCGCGCTCGGCAAGGGCGCGGCGGCGCTCAAGGTCCTCGCGCGCGTGGGGACAGCGAGGCTGTCGGCCGACGACGCGGGGGCGGTGGAGCTCGCGACCGCGGCGGCGGAGCTCCTCGCCAAGCAGGCCGACCGCGCGGTCGTGCGCTTGCGGCGCCTCCCGGGGAAGGAGGCCCAGGGCGAGACGGGCAAGGCGCTGCTCGGGCAGGCGCTCGTGCGCCGGGCCAACCTCGAGTGGGAGGCGGGGCGGGCCAAGAACGCGCTCAAGGACCTCGTCGACGCGGAGGCCTCCAAGGCGCTCCTCGGCCCGGAGGACGTGCAGCGCGGCCGGCTCCTCACCGCGCTGGCGGCCGCCGAGGAAGGGCAGCGCGAGCTCTCGGTGCGCGCCTTCACCGGCTTCACGGGGAGCAAGAAGCCAGCGCCGGAGCGGGTGATGGCAGGCGCGTACGCGAACCCCATGGGGGTGAAGCTGCTGCGCGCCTACCTCGACTACCGCGCGGGGACGTTCGACCTGGCGATCAAGGTGCTGGAGCCGATCTACCGCCAGCGCAAGACCAACGAGGACGTCTCGGGCCTCTACACCGCGGCTCTGCGGCAGCAGGCGCACAAGCTCTATGCGGCGGCCAACTACCGCGGTGCGGATGCGCTGGCCACGAAGCTGCGCACGACCCTCGGCAAGCCGAATCCCGCCGACGAGCTCTTCCAGGCCTGTCTCCAGTTCCAGATGAAGGAGACGGGGCCGGCGATGAAGGCCTTCGAGCGGCTGGCGGCGCAGGTGCCCGAAGCGCGGCTCAACCTCGGCATCTTCTACGACGAGGTGCAGAAGGACAAGAAGGCGGCCTACCTGGCCTACGTGGCCTACCTGCGGGCTGCGGGCGGGCGCGGCTTGCCGGCCGTACGGCAGTGGGTGCAGACCAAGGAACGCATCTTCGGGTTCGGAGGTGGTCGATGA
- a CDS encoding TldD/PmbA family protein: MPLDARTARRFVQALDAECRRNVKHLKVPGYPRPYYLSYLLRDIHSLHIWGRLGNINQVTDQYTRNVFCDCRVGSYRFDQISEGGLDDHDAEGEVSEHVEMPIGNDTDALKYHLWKLTDARYREAVRHYLRKKSEHITYLDPTDGLASFRRGVVRKDVRLRAVQPVDVEAWIDFIVRSSRVVKRYPEVKNSWVEVRVRDATRIFVSSEGSQVVDQSRVCELACDLWLLTKKGEAVATRVVHVSPTVDDLPDLHAFVREIEQKIDVLRLLSQAPTLKSYAGPVLLAPGPAGILFHEVLGHRLEGTRLLSTREGQTFSRDLGKQILPPFLSVTDDPTMRRSCGVNAVGCYRYDDEGTPAQPARLVERGKLVGFLSGRSPVTKAKLPPNGHARNEYHERPIARMAHLIVEAEKGVSHAELRRLFLEELRRQKLPFGIMILEAEGGETATDSYDFQAFMGQVTLAVQVWADGRENLVRNVNFVGTPLSALRNVVAAGDSPRCDNAYCGAESGVVPVSTTSPAILMSNLELQAGDQRKFVQYVLPMPFEKKAALRGRARRRRS, from the coding sequence ATGCCGCTAGACGCGCGCACCGCGCGACGTTTCGTGCAAGCGCTGGACGCCGAGTGTCGTCGCAACGTGAAGCACCTCAAGGTGCCGGGCTACCCGCGCCCCTACTACCTGAGCTACCTGCTCAGGGACATCCACTCGCTCCACATCTGGGGGCGCCTCGGCAACATCAATCAGGTGACGGACCAGTACACGCGCAACGTCTTCTGCGACTGCCGCGTGGGGTCCTATCGCTTCGACCAGATCTCCGAGGGCGGACTCGACGACCACGACGCCGAGGGCGAGGTCTCCGAGCACGTCGAGATGCCCATCGGCAACGACACCGACGCGCTCAAGTACCACCTCTGGAAGCTCACCGACGCGCGGTATCGCGAGGCGGTGCGGCACTACCTGCGCAAGAAGTCGGAGCACATCACCTATCTCGACCCCACCGACGGGCTGGCCTCGTTTCGCCGCGGCGTGGTGCGCAAGGACGTGCGCCTGCGTGCCGTTCAGCCCGTGGACGTGGAGGCCTGGATCGACTTCATCGTGCGTAGCTCGCGCGTGGTGAAGCGTTACCCCGAGGTGAAGAACTCGTGGGTCGAGGTGCGGGTGCGCGACGCGACGCGCATCTTCGTCAGCTCCGAGGGCTCCCAGGTGGTGGATCAGTCGCGCGTGTGCGAGCTGGCCTGCGACCTGTGGCTGCTGACGAAGAAGGGGGAGGCGGTGGCCACGCGCGTGGTGCACGTCTCCCCGACGGTGGACGACCTCCCCGACCTCCACGCCTTCGTGCGCGAGATCGAGCAGAAGATCGACGTCCTTCGCCTGCTCAGCCAGGCGCCCACGCTCAAGTCGTACGCCGGCCCCGTGCTCCTCGCGCCGGGGCCCGCGGGCATCCTGTTCCACGAGGTGCTCGGCCACCGTCTCGAGGGGACGCGCCTGCTCTCTACCCGCGAGGGGCAGACCTTCTCGCGGGACCTGGGCAAGCAGATCCTGCCCCCCTTCCTGAGCGTCACCGACGATCCCACGATGCGGCGCTCCTGCGGCGTGAACGCCGTGGGCTGCTATCGGTACGACGACGAGGGGACGCCCGCACAGCCCGCGCGCCTCGTCGAGCGCGGCAAGCTCGTGGGGTTCCTCTCGGGCAGATCGCCGGTGACGAAGGCCAAGCTGCCCCCGAACGGGCACGCGCGAAACGAGTATCACGAGCGGCCGATCGCCCGCATGGCGCACCTCATCGTGGAGGCGGAGAAGGGAGTGAGCCACGCCGAGCTGCGGCGCCTCTTCCTCGAGGAGCTCCGCCGGCAGAAGCTCCCCTTCGGGATCATGATCCTCGAGGCCGAAGGGGGCGAGACGGCGACCGACTCGTACGACTTCCAGGCCTTCATGGGACAGGTGACGCTGGCCGTGCAGGTCTGGGCCGACGGTCGCGAGAACCTGGTGCGGAACGTGAACTTCGTCGGCACGCCGCTCTCGGCCTTGCGCAACGTGGTGGCGGCCGGAGATTCCCCGCGCTGCGACAACGCCTATTGCGGGGCGGAGTCGGGGGTCGTCCCCGTCAGCACCACCTCGCCGGCGATCCTGATGTCGAACCTGGAGCTTCAGGCGGGGGACCAGCGGAAGTTCGTGCAGTACGTCTTGCCGATGCCCTTTGAGAAGAAGGCCGCGCTCCGAGGGCGAGCGCGTCGTCGGCGTTCCTAG